A genomic window from Gossypium hirsutum isolate 1008001.06 chromosome D10, Gossypium_hirsutum_v2.1, whole genome shotgun sequence includes:
- the LOC107931759 gene encoding laccase-12 codes for MESFKTILFFLICSTMLCWVTGEVQRHQFVIQATPVKRLCNTHMAITVNGMLPGPTLEVKNGDTLEIEVVNKARYNATIHWHGVRQMRTGWADGPEFVTQCPIRPGGSYTYRFTIEGQEGTLWWHAHSSWLRATVYGALIIRPREGESYPFPKPKRETAIVLGEWWDANPIDVVRQATMTGAAPNNSDAYTINGQPGDLYKCSSKDTTIVPIDVGETNLLRVINAALNQPLFFTVANHKLTVVGADASYLKPFTTSVIMLGPGQTTDVLIQGNQLPARYYMAARAYQSAQNAPFDNTTTTAILEYKSAPCPAKKGINGPKPIMPSLPAYNDTNTVTAFSQSFRSPRKVEVPTEIDESLFFTVGLGLNNCPPNFPSSRCQGPNGTRFTASMNNVSFVLPQSISLLQAHQHGIPGVFTTDFPGTPPLKFDYTGNVSQSLYQPVPGTKLYKLKYGSKVQIVLQDTSIVTPENHPIHLHGYDFYIVAEGFGNFDPKTDTSKFNLVDPPQRNTVGVPVNGWAAIRFVADNPGVWIMHCHLDVHITWGLAMAFVVENGLGELQSLQAPPPDLPIC; via the exons ATGGAGTCTTTTAAaaccattcttttctttcttatttgttCTACAATGTTGTGTTGGGTTACCGGTGAAGTTCAGAGGCATCAATTTGTT ATTCAAGCAACACCAGTGAAGAGGCTGTGCAACACTCATATGGCTATCACTGTGAATGGTATGCTTCCTGGTCCTACTTTGGAGGTCAAAAATGGTGATACCCTTGAAATTGAAGTTGTCAACAAGGCCAGATATAATGCCACCATTCActg GCATGGTGTTCGGCAAATGAGGACCGGATGGGCAGATGGACCGGAATTCGTGACGCAGTGTCCGATTAGACCGGGAGGAAGTTACACTTATAGGTTTACAATTGAAGGACAAGAAGGAACATTATGGTGGCATGCTCATAGTTCATGGCTTAGAGCTACTGTTTATGGAGCTCTCATTATTCGTCCGAGGGAAGGCGAATCGTACCCTTTCCCTAAGCCGAAGCGCGAAACGGCAATCGTACTCGGTGAATGGTGGGATGCAAACCCCATTGATGTTGTGAGGCAAGCAACAATGACAGGGGCAGCTCCTAATAACTCTGATGCGTATACAATCAATGGTCAACCTGGTGATCTCTACAAATGCTCTTCCAAAG ataCTACGATTGTTCCCATCGACGTCGGTGAGACCAACCTCCTTAGAGTCATCAATGCTGCGCTCAACCAACCGCTTTTCTTCACCGTGGCCAACCATAAGTTGACGGTCGTTGGTGCGGATGCTTCCTACCTCAAGCCCTTCACAACATCGGTCATCATGTTAGGCCCTGGCCAAACGACTGATGTTCTAATCCAAGGCAACCAACTACCGGCTCGATACTACATGGCGGCTCGTGCCTATCAAAGCGCCCAAAATGCACCTTTCGACAATACTACCACCACTGCCATCCTCGAATACAAATCCGCGCCCTGCCCTGCGAAGAAAGGCATCAATGGACCCAAACCAATCATGCCATCCCTACCTGCCTACAATGATACTAACACTGTCACGGCTTTCAGCCAAAGCTTTAGAAGTCCCCGAAAAGTTGAAGTCCCAACCGAAATCGACGAAAGTCTCTTCTTCACAGTCGGTCTAGGACTCAACAACTGCCCACCGAATTTCCCTTCGAGTCGATGCCAAGGACCGAACGGTACACGTTTCACTGCTAGCATGAATAATGTATCCTTCGTATTGCCACAAAGCATCTCTTTATTACAAGCTCACCAACACGGGATTCCCGGAGTGTTCACCACCGATTTCCCCGGAACCCCACCATTGAAATTCGATTACACGGGCAACGTAAGCCAATCACTTTACCAACCGGTACCCGGAACCAAACTTTACAAACTCAAGTACGGTTCAAAAGTACAAATCGTGTTACAAGACACAAGCATTGTCACACCCGAAAACCACCCAATCCACCTTCATGGTTACGATTTCTACATCGTTGCCGAAGGTTTCGGAAACTTCGATCCTAAAACTGATACATCGAAATTCAACCTCGTCGATCCACCACAACGAAACACAGTTGGAGTACCTGTTAATGGATGGGCAGCGATTAGATTTGTTGCTGATAATCCAGGTGTATGGATAATGCATTGTCATTTGGATGTTCATATCACATGGGGTTTAGCCATGGCATTTGTGGTCGAAAACGGGCTCGGAGAATTACAGTCTTTGCAAGCACCGCCACCGGATTTGCCTATATGTTAA
- the LOC107931783 gene encoding cation/H(+) antiporter 15, which translates to MAVYLYMFVVCIKMDAIMLTKAAKHTWKLGFCCFVFPIIFTIAVAIGQNYFLPGASGSAFPVQFTIMSSISYFIVITRALDELNLLSSEVGQISLSVAKHNEVVSGTFQILGVALGQQDVKTSVYAILSLCSLIMFAFFVIRPMLRYRSILWYGICNNGIRNTGRMATWLFHQFIGDKESGRAHDVWSYDYCGMLRKLLTEQTYATSTIGIVVVNAIITPLIEMLYKPAVTKKFNLPTLVRLRIRSLRMTSTVEDLQIVTCIQDEEIALIIIRLLEALNPKEISPISAYVIHLVSMASQCVPTLASYKNHLRKFNQHSSLDNIIRAFLNYVEKSQGLVQIHPFQMISHYKYIHQPICRLSEKIHAPLIVMPFFNSEEAHSIDGTLRIFNTNVQASAACTIGLLVDRGLRSSIRLTTFSYTMAVIFLGGVDDREALALATRASCHPNVIVEDLLQLS; encoded by the exons ATGGCGGTGTACTTGTACATGTTCGTTGTATGTATCAAAATGGATGCTATAATGTTAACTAAAGCAGCCAAACATACTTGGAAACTCGGCTTCTGTTGCTTTGTCTTTCCTATTATATTCACTATTGCAGTAGCCATAGGGCAAAATTATTTCCTCCCTGGAGCAAGTGGCAGTGCGTTTCCCGTACAATTCACAATCATGTCGTCAATAAGTTATTTCATCGTTATTACTCGAGCATTAGATGAACTCAACCTCCTAAGTTCCGAGGTAGGGCAGATTTCTTTATCGGTCGCGAAGCACAACGAGGTTGTTTCCGGCACCTTTCAAATACTCGGAGTTGCTTTAGGACAACAAGATGTGAAAACATCGGTCTACGCTATCTTGTCTCTATGTTCATTGATCATGTTTGCATTCTTCGTTATACGACCAATGTT ACGCTATAGGAGCATCCTTTGGTATGGCATCTGTAATAATGGGATTCGTAATACCGGACGGATGGCCACTTG GTTATTTCACCAATTTATCGGTGATAAAGAATCAGGACGAGCTCATGATGTATGGAGCTATGACTATTGCGGGATGCTTAGGAAG TTACTAACTGAACAAACTTATGCAACATCTACTATTGGCATTGTTGTTGTAAATGCCATTATAACTCCATTAATAGAAATGTTGTACAAGCCAGCCGTGACGAAAAAGTTCAATTTACCTACCTTGGTCAGGCTACGAATTAGGTCACTTAGGATGACTTCAACCGTTGAAGACTTACAGATTGTTACTTGCATTCAAGATGAAGAAATCGCCCTAATCATCATTAGGCTCCTTGAAGCTTTGAACCCCAAAGAAATTAGCCCCATCAGCGCCTATGTCATCCACCTTGTTTCGATGGCTAGTCAATGTGTTCCAACATTAGCCTCTTACAAGAACCACCTGAGGAAATTTAACCAACATAGTAGTTTGGACAACATCATTCGAGCTTTCCTCAACTACGTTGAGAAATCACAAGGATTGGTTCAAATTCATCCCTTTCAAATGATTTCACATTATAAGTACATACACCAACCCATTTGCAGGCTGTCTGAAAAGATACATGCACCTCTCATTGTAATGCCCTTTTTCAATAGCGAAGAAGCACATAGCATTGACGGCACGTTGCGGATATTCAACACCAACGTTCAAGCCTCTGCAGCATGCACGATCGGGCTTCTAGTGGATAGAGGGTTGCGTAGCTCGATTAGATTAACCACCTTCTCTTATACCATGGCAGTGATCTTCCTTGGCGGAGTTGACGACCGCGAGGCGTTAGCTTTGGCGACTCGCGCTTCTTGTCATCCTAATGTTATTGTTGAAGATTTGCTTCAATTATCATAA
- the LOC107931784 gene encoding cation/H(+) antiporter 15, with product MASTSPNATLAGVILGPSVLGRNKAYMESMFPAKEEVVIATLSQVACNLYTFIVCIKMDTIMLTRAAKHTWKLGVCCLAFPIVLIVSVDMAKQRFFPGLNPGNPFPVQFSVVSSLSYFIVVTRALDELNLLSSELGRISSSITMLNEMVSAAFVIIGVATVQKEAKSAFLAILSLCSFIVFALFVARPMLYWVIKQTPKSKPVEESYVVTILLSTFVMGVTTDAIGASFGGAFMVMGFITPDGPPLGTTIIRKSELILYEFFLPLFFVRIGYFTNLSAIQNWGECATFATIVIVGYIGRLIACLVFASSMNMRKSTAVLLSLVLSLQGLVELIQSIQWKHLQLIDDQTYATSVVSIIVVNAIITPIIEILYKPAEENFDVLRLGTRSLGTTSNVGELRIITCIQDEDNVPSIISLLEALNPQEISPLCAYVIHLVAVASQSVPTLAPYKNHLRKFVRPSVSDNIIRAFLNYSEHSKGPVQIQPFQMISPYKYMHQPISRLSDRIHAPLIIVPFFKSEEAHNIDGTLRIFNTNIQATAKCTVGLLVDRGLRSSILTTFSYNMAVIFISGGDDREALALASRASCQPNVSITVFRINLRGTHTLEDQIEKEADNTLFRNFEAMNLNNGRVECLEWMADDVEEVMKALRSLKSEYDLVVVGKHHANPELQALESWVQYSELGVIGDAIATLDFSGGKMSVLVLEHHHRHDDNQRKFDNCSYFSFT from the exons ATGGCTTCAACTTCACCAAACGCAACGCTG GCTGGTGTGATTTTAGGACCTTCTGTTCTTGGTCGTAACAAAGCATACATGGAAAGCATGTTTCCAGCAAAAGAAGAGGTGGTAATTGCAACATTGTCACAAGTGGCGTGTAATTTATATACTTTCATCGTATGTATCAAAATGGATACAATAATGTTAACAAGAGCAGCCAAACATACATGGAAACTTGGTGTATGTTGTCTTGCTTTTCCTATTGTACTCATTGTTTCGGTTGACATGGCGAAACAACGTTTCTTCCCCGGTTTAAACCCCGGAAATCCGTTTCCGGTCCAATTCAGCGTCGTCTCGTCGTTGAGTTATTTCATCGTTGTTACGCGTGCTTTAGACGAACTCAATCTTTTAAGTTCCGAGCTAGGACGAATTTCTTCGTCTATTACGATGCTGAACGAGATGGTTTCAGCCGCTTTCGTTATCATCGGGGTCGCTACGGTGCAAAAAGAAGCCAAATCCGCTTTCCTTGCCATCCTTTCTTTATGTTCGTTTATAGTGTTTGCGCTCTTCGTGGCACGACCGATGTTATATTGGGTTATCAAACAAACACCTAAAAGTAAACCTGTGGAGGAATCTTATGTCGTAACGATATTACTGTCGACTTTTGTAATGGGAGTGACCACGGACGCTATAGGAGCGTCGTTTGGTGGGGCGTTTATGGTAATGGGATTTATTACACCAGACGGACCGCCGCTCGGGACGACGATTATACGGAAAAGCGAACTTATTCTTTACGAgttttttcttccattgttcttcGTTCGGATCGGATATTTCACCAATTTATCGGCAATACAAAATTGGGGGGAATGTGCGACTTTTGCAACAATTGTTATCGTGGGATACATAGGAAGGTTAATAGCATGTCTTGTGTTTGCTTCATCTATGAATATGAGGAAAAGCACTGCCGTTTTGCTTAGCCTTGTTTTGAGCTTACAAGGTCTTGTTGAATTAATTCAATCCATTCAATGGAAACACCTTCAG CTAATAGATGATCAAACATATGCAACATCTGTGGTTAGCATCATTGTGGTAAATGCCATTATAACCCCAATAATAGAAATCTTATACAAACCGGCGGAGGAAAATTTCGATGTGCTCCGACTAGGCACCAGGTCGCTCGGGACAACATCGAACGTCGGCGAGTTACGTATCATTACATGCATTCAAGATGAAGACAATGTCCCAAGCATCATTAGCCTACTTGAAGCATTGAACCCACAAGAAATTAGTCCCTTATGTGCCTATGTGATCCATCTTGTCGCGGTAGCTAGCCAAAGTGTTCCAACATTAGCCCCTTACAAGAACCACTTACGGAAATTCGTCCGACCGAGTGTCTCCGACAATATCATCCGAGCTTTCCTTAACTACTCTGAACACTCGAAAGGACCGGTTCAGATTCAGCCCTTTCAAATGATTTCGCCATATAAGTACATGCACCAACCGATTAGTCGGCTCTCCGATAGAATACATGCACCACTAATTATAGTACCATTTTTTAAAAGCGAAGAAGCACATAACATTGACGGTACGTTGCGGATTTTCAATACTAACATCCAAGCCACGGCGAAATGCACGGTGGGGTTACTTGTTGACCGTGGGCTAAGGAGCTCGATTTTAACCACTTTTTCCTACAACATGGCGGTGATTTTCATCAGCGGAGGCGACGATCGAGAGGCTTTAGCGTTGGCGAGTCGCGCTTCGTGTCAACCGAATGTTTCAATTACGGTCTTTAGGATTAATTTAAGAGGGACTCATACATTAGAAGATCAAATAGAAAAAGAAGCGGATAACActttgtttagaaattttgaaGCTATGAATCTAAACAATGGTCGTGTTGAGTGTCTTGAATGGATGGCGGATGATGTTGAGGAAGTAATGAAAGCACTTCGGTCATTAAAAAGTGAATATGATCTCGTTGTTGTAGGGAAACACCATGCGAACCCGGAGTTACAAGCGTTGGAGAGTTGGGTGCAATATTCGGAGCTCGGGGTTATTGGCGATGCCATAGCAACGTTGGATTTCTCCGGGGGGAAGATGTCGGTTTTAGTGTTGGAACATCATCATCGTCATGATGATAACCAACGAAAATTTGATAATTGTAGTTACTTTTCTTTTACCTAG
- the LOC107931756 gene encoding abscisic acid receptor PYL4 encodes MPSSLQLHRSTATTFGSSHHHHHHKQPQPLPTTTLTRCSPLPRGVSLPDAVSLYHVHTLGPNQCCSAVVQLIEAPIETAWSLVRRFDNPQAYKNFLKSCHVIVGDGDVGTLRKVHVISGLPAASSTERLEILDDERHVLSFSVVGGDHRLRNYKSVTTLHASTDGKGTVAVESYVVDVPSGNTKEDTCTFVDMIVSCNLRSLAQMAGNSAKKEKYSSSP; translated from the coding sequence ATGCCTTCCTCTTTGCAACTCCACCGCTCCACCGCCACCACCTTCGGCAGcagccaccaccaccaccaccacaaaCAACCTCAACCCTTACCCACCACCACACTCACAAGGTGTTCCCCTCTTCCACGCGGCGTCTCCCTACCTGACGCGGTCTCGTTGTACCACGTACACACCCTTGGACCGAACCAATGTTGTTCCGCGGTGGTTCAACTTATCGAAGCCCCAATCGAGACGGCTTGGTCCTTGGTTCGCAGATTCGATAACCCTCAAGCTTACAAAAATTTCCTCAAGAGTTGCCACGTTATAGTCGGGGACGGTGACGTGGGAACCCTCCGCAAAGTCCACGTGATATCCGGCCTCCCCGCCGCTTCTAGCACAGAGAGGCTTGAGATCCTTGATGATGAACGTCACGTGCTTAGCTTCAGCGTGGTCGGAGGCGATCATCGGTTGAGAAATTATAAGTCGGTCACCACCTTACACGCTTCTACAGACGGTAAAGGGACGGTTGCCGTTGAGTCGTACGTTGTTGATGTACCGTCGGGTAATACTAAAGAAGATACATGTACTTTTGTTGATATGATTGTAAGTTGTAACCTTCGATCTTTGGCTCAAATGGCCGGAAATTcggccaaaaaagaaaaatattcatCATCCCCATAA